The Bdellovibrio sp. ZAP7 DNA segment ATCGGTATCTTGATCGGCTCCATCCTTCCGTTCCTAGTTGGTTCAACAACTATGACTGCGGTTGGTAAAGCGGCTCAAAAAATAGTGGTTGAAATTGCTCGCCAATTCAAAGAGATCCCAGGTCTTCGCGAAGGTAAAGCTGAACCACAACCGGCACGTATCGTAGACATCGCGACTCAAGCAGCGTTGTTCGAAATGATCTTGCCAGGTATGATCGCGATCCTTGCTCCAGTAGCCGTTGGTTTCTTGTTGGGGCCTCAAGCTCTAGCGGGTCTTCTTGCTGGTGGTTTGGCTGTGGGCGCGACTTTGTCTCTGTACATGGCGAACGCTGGTGGTGCATGGGATAACGCTAAGAAATTCATCGAAAAAGGTGGATTACCAGGTCATCCAAAAGGTTCCGACGCTCATAAAGCGGCAGTTGTTGGTGACACTGTAGGTGACCCGTTCAAAGATACTTCTGGTCCTGGTATCGCGATCTTGATCAAAGTTATGTCTGTCGTATCTTTGTTGATCGCTCAATTGATCGCTACTATCTAGTTGCGATCTTCTGACCGAAGTCGAAAATAAAAAAGGAGCCCATGAGGCTCCTTTTTTTATTTTGTCGAATGCTAGTGTTACATAACGCAAGTTTGCCAGTTATCAGATGTTAGCGCGCAAAAAAATCCCTGTCGTTTAACGACCTCTAACTTTTAGCAGTTAAAACCCAAATACCGACCAGAATAAATAAAGTCCCCGAAACGTATTTCATAATCTGCGGATTTAACATTTGTCCAAGATAGCGTCCAAAAATCACGCCCAATGCCCCAGCTAAACCAAGAGCCAATACCACAGCAATTAAAACCGTCATGGTTGATTTCGTCTGGCTAGACGCAGCGAGTGCTGCGAACTGAGTTTTGTCGCCCATTTCTG contains these protein-coding regions:
- a CDS encoding TMEM165/GDT1 family protein; translation: MARLFLQKIHGGNKLTFQSCLPFNLFHKIVEVDLYSKGPAMDWKIFASTFITIFLAEMGDKTQFAALAASSQTKSTMTVLIAVVLALGLAGALGVIFGRYLGQMLNPQIMKYVSGTLFILVGIWVLTAKS